In Glycine max cultivar Williams 82 chromosome 15, Glycine_max_v4.0, whole genome shotgun sequence, the DNA window TAGGTTTGCAGACGAAAAGCAGTATAAGGATATCACTGGAATCTCGTTCTCTTGCAATCATATATTATTAGATAGGTTCCTTGTTCCGAAATTCTAGAGGTTGCATGCGAGAATATGCCACATTATAAGACCAAAAGAGAATATAGAAATGAAGtacaactattttatttttattccaatGTCTGAGATAAGCTGCACAAGCACTGTGTTCCCCACTTCTTTTTTGCATCCCTATCCTTAACAAAAGGCAAGATTTCATAAGATCGATCCCCCTCTTGCGCGTTAGCTGTAATCCATATGGAAAAGAAATATTGAAAttgagcaaaaataaaaattgttggaTGTTGGGTAGCATGCATGCAGAGAGGTACCTTAACCACAAAATAATAGTTAGTGATTGGCATCAAAAGGTTTTCATCTTGTTATCTTTATCCATATTAGAGGGATTGATCAAAGCAGGATCTCAAGTTTaagttttttggatgaaaaaaatatatatgattaggAGGGAGAATCTGACTTATATAGGGGATGTTTGGTAGGAGAAAAGTTTTTAATTTCCCTGGAATTATaggttgaaaattttaatttttcatgtttggtaagtatttttgaaaaataatatatgttccTGAAAAGGGATGTTTCCCAAAAtggtttttaattagtttaactttttcttactttctcgcatttaatttttcttttcctcaataaaaatgttgttattctttattaaattatataatctgataaataattaaaataatcgataaaaatatgtgtaactctttaatttgataaaaacttatctaaaaattttcaatgaccaatcaaatcaattttattcattcCTAGAAAATATGATTcttaaaaatcatgattttcgaacatgaaaaaacatattctctatcaaacaccCCTAAAGGGAGTAGTTAgtcatattttcttataaaaattaatcatcaacaaaatttatgaatatttcgtaccaataacatgataaaaaaatatttgagggATTAAATAACTTGTACAAATAAATAtgacaagacttgtgtaaaaaaaatacaataagacttaaatgtgattttattctgtttaatatatttttttatggttttactctttataattttttgatcgGATTTGGtcttttacaaaattttgttttacagcTTTATTCCCTTTCAATATTtactaataatgtaaaaatcatATAGTAGGCAACAGGCCTCATGTTTCTTTTAAATAACATGGACTAAATGAATGTCTTCCTACATGAGATGAATCTATACGTTTACAATTtcataaagattaaaaacataatatcaaaaactaaaatcGTGAAACGAAATTTTAcagacaaaaaaggaaaaaggataGGAACTAAAACTATAAATCAGATATATTTATGTAAATcagaaacatatttaaatctatttttctGGATATGTTAGGACTTAGGAATGCCCATACAACATTTGAATTGAACTAGGAGAGTATAAGGATCACTTTTGAGTTGGATTTGGTCAAACTAataagtcaattcaattaaatttaaacgtgttagtttgaattgatttttcaagaaaaaattgaaaatctaaTCCAAATCAAGGTTGTATCAatgtatcaaaatatttaaatttatctattattttttgtaatttaatattttttataagttaaatttttattaaataaaatatcaaatacattatttataattgttaCCTATAGTCaaccagtaaaaaaaaatatcaaggaaAGAATCGTATTATTATCACCATTATCACATAGACTAACATACTATATTAAAcatgatttaaaaattgaaatataataaacaagCACAACACATACGAAGCTAAAAATGTCcaaaaactaaaactattataatataattttacaatccAATGATTTTAAATAGTCAAATGAGTAGTGTCAACTAAAACATCAACTAAATCTAAAATAGTTTGAAACATTAAAACAGATTTGAACCACAAAATTTGAAGCataatagtaattaattttttaaaatttaaaaatatgttatatataaaaataaataataattatttgatataaATTAGCAGGTCAATGGATCAAGTCAAGGTTCAGATATTAAAATCTGACtccaaaatttaacaaatttgaaTGGATTGAGTTAAATTTGACCtaccacaaaaaaatatcaacccaaactatttgaattaatttgcaCCAATTTAAATTCGCAGGTGATTCGTATGCATGAAGACCCTTGATTTGAACTGCATAATTGGACAAAGATTCCTACTTGGCATGTCGGCTGACATGTTTCAGTGGAATACATTATTGATGGAGATTCCATTCACATTTTGGAGCATGGCCTTTATTTGAAATAGACTATATTTACATTATTGGGCCTTATATCTAGATTTAGGAATTAGAATTGGGAAGTGATAATAAAATTTGACTCAAGCACGCAGATAATAAAATGTGGGTTAATACCACAGTTTATGTCTGACTGACTATTCATTTTGCTGCATAAGCTTGGATCTACTGATCCTAATTGATTTGATTTCCTCTTTATAACATGGTTTCCTTTAGCTTTTTAAACTATTTGTAGCTTTCGAAGTTTTTAGCAATTGAAAGTGATTTTGGAAACGTGTCTAAACACGTGCATACTAGTGCATCTGATCATAGGTTGATTTTATCATCTTTCATTACTGTTCTTTCGCATTATTTGTTTGTCAGGCGAAGGTGTTAACTAAAGAGAGTTAACTACTagtatcatttttgttttgtcatCCCTCTCGTTCCCCCAATTAACTTTATGTACCTCTCCAactattatacaaaattataaattggaAATTTAAGTTTCAAACTTATTTGTTTAGTGTCCTGTACATCAATTAATCCATCTTCAACACTAATTAATAGAAGACCCTTTTAACTTATCAAGTAATCTCCAATTCAAATCTTAGAAATTCAACAGCGTTTTAATGCTGTAGACTTTTGCCACACTCAATAATCATATTCCACTTAAATCAAAACACCTGTTGCAGTTTCTCCCGAAAGGCCTTCCTAAATTGCCTAAtcacttgtttttttatttatcatcttGTATTACATTTGATAAAACATCTTAATCATAATCGTCAAATAATCATAATCGTCAAACAATAAAGCCAAGTTCCCCATTTATTATCAATATCCAAGACTAGGTTTCCCGGATTAAACAAACCATATACACCATAATATCCCTGTACCACTTCATAATATGCTTGCGATACAAAAAACATGTTCCAAAAGCTCTGACAAgtaaaaataaccaaaaaccCATTATTCTTTGGCGGATAAAAATGCGATTGAAGTGAACATTACCCCTTCCCCCTCTTTTCTCCCCCAAATCTTagtttcaaaagactacaagcACTGCAGCACACAATAAAAACCCTACTATCAACACACCAGTTCATCCCACTTTGTAAAAGTTAACTTTTCCTGAAGAGTTGCACAAAGCACCCAATGTCAAGTTCAGTAATAAGCCTTGCGAGGATTGTTCTGCAGAAACAAAAAACCAAGGCTTATCAAAACTAAGAAACCATGAAAGCCATCGAAACTCCaacatgatttaaaaaaaaaacattataaacaTCATTGTTTACCAGGGGATTGGGTCTGTAACGGTAGCCAAGCATCATCCGCTTTTTGTACTGCTCATATATGTCATCCTCAGCACTCACCTCTCCAGGTTCCTGAGCCCCAACCCCCAGGTTATTCTTCTTAACATTACCGGCCATGATAGGATCCGCAATACCCTTCCTGGATCCACCCAGACCCTCACCTGGGAACCAATGATTTGTTAGCACAaggaataataatgtaaatttaatatataaatgtaatATTAAACAAAACTCTCCCAACATTAAATTTAGAAACAATTATGGTACTCAGACAAGACAAAAACTTGCAGCAGATTCCTAGTATTCATATGTTTTACATTGcacatcaaagaaaacaactaAAGCTCAAGGCTTGACTCAAATCCTTCAAGGCATGTTCAGGAAACCAGAAGAGACCGGCTGCTCAAAACAGAAAACTGGTATAGTAGTTTAAATAAACCACAAAACTAGCTTGGAGAAAAAACTGGTTCAtggcaaataaataaaaattgtttgatataacattttgaatttttcaataaaaaataaaaaaaagtaacctAAAGcattgttgtgtattttttaaacttagacCTACGTATTATGACATTTGGTTTAAACTTTTTGCATGTACTTTGAATGTTAAAAGCCTATAACCATGTTTTatagtattataaaattatgatattatgtttttctaatataaactctatgaattatttaattattattattattactttattaaTACTAGTTCGACTAGATTGAACCTTAAACCAGTTGCCTTGACTAGTTAAATGACCAGTCCGGTTTTTAAAAACAGCAAGAGCTTGAAAACAAGACTGGGAAAAAGCACAAAGCACCTTCTTTCCAACCCATTTTTGACAGGAGCCTGTGGCCTACATTATCAGCCTGAATCTTAGCCCTCTCTGCGGCCTCCATAGCAGCTTTCTGCGCTGCAGCATCATTACAGGTAGCCAAGAACTTTTCAAGTTCTTCTGGAGGAATGAAATCACCCATGTGATGGCCTTTTTTGCCTGGCAATGTGTCACCCAAAAGGAAggaatcaaaatattattccaTTATGGGAGAAATGTATAAAAGGAACAGTTTTAACAAAATGAATATTATAACCAAGAAACAGCcagtaaaaatcaattttaacctaGAAGAGAAGCAGGAGGGGGCATCTCATCTTTTGAATGCTTAGGTTGTTTATACTTCTCTTCCCGTGCAGCTTTTTTCATGTAGAACTCCATTAGTGCCAAAGAATCAGCATTTGATGAACCACTGGGCTCTTCTGCAGCAGAAATACACAaagcaaacaacaacaaaaaatggttGCACACGCAGTCCATGAGAAGAGCTAATAATAAATGATAGTTAATGTGTAGCTCAGATAGCTTATCTCCCCATTTTAGGAGTCAATGAAATacaatggaaaaaaattatgatttgctTCAAACACCTTGAACTTTATCAAATTCACAGACAAATGGAGATCAAACAGACAAACTGTCAAAACAATAAACATAGATACAACAATATAACAATTACCACTGCTTCCTACTGATGATGTTTGAATTGAAAATCCAGAAGCTCTTGGATTGTCAGCACTTTCATATAAAGCAGATGCAGGAATTTGGTATGTATGCTGCTGAGATGATCTCTGATGACCATTAGTCTGTTTGGAAGATGAAGTGCTTGTACCCCCTGAATAAAACCATCACatgcaaattaaaatataaaataggagGTAGATGAGAAGGCATATTCCACACATCAGAGTGAACAAAACTTCTCCAATCCACAGGCTGGTTGATGAACTAAGCAACATTACTAAGAGACATATCACATATATGATTAATGCTTCAAACATCTATCATATAgataaaatgcaaatcaaaatcAACATATATACTCCCAAAACCATTGCAGATATGGGTCTTTATCAGTTATCACGTGACCTCCAAAGAATTTAAAACTAATCTTAAGATATCATCCGCTACATCAATAACATCAATCAAATGACCCATAATTTACTGGGACCCACTATTAGATTGACTTTATAACAGACTGTTTAATCACTTATGGGTTGTAGTAAACAGGGAAAGCCAACAAATGTAACTCTGAAAGACTAGTTGTTTAGCCTCTCACTGCAGTGTAAAATACTTCTGAAAACATGGTTATCAGTCTTGTTGGCAACAAATAGTATTTTTCAAGCAACAGTGAGATTTCTTACCCATAATGAAACACAAatgcatgaaaaatataattcttaaaCCTTAACACTTTTCAGGGATGAATAACTTTATAAAATGGGAACACAATATAAAAATCCCACCCACTTATTAATCAATTACCTTTTTCCTTAACCATTATCAAAAGCAAAATCAATACCAAAACATTGAACTAAAAACAAACATATGCAAGGTAACTTAACATCAACTACAATGAACGTAACCAAAAACTTGAAATGGATTAaaactttgaataaaaaaaacaaaaaaagaaacaggGTTTACAACTTCTAGACCAATAAAGCAGCTAAAACACCAAAAGAACTTGGTTTAAAAACATGCAAATATATTGAGATACGTTGAATACTTGAAAATATAACAATGAACATTAACCAAAAACTTGTATTTAAATGGATAAAAACTTCAGATGAATAAAACCAGGGTTTACAACTTCCAGACCAAAAAAGAAGCTAAAACACCTAAAAGAACTAGGTTTAAAACtatgaaaatatattgaaatactAACCATTACGAGGCACCTGTGATTCCCTTGATTGCACAAGAGCATTTTCTTCTTGAGCAAGCCGATATTCATAATACTTGTATTCAGCACATCTCTCATCAAACAAAAATCTGCAAGTTAAACATCCACCACATATAATCATAAATTGGGAAGTACGAACAAAGGATCAATAGACAAGGAGTTGACTCCATACTTACTTGAAAGGTGTATCCCCAGGATTTTTTTGACGTGTTACATCCTCAAATTGCCTTCCATTTTTAGCCACAAAACTTGCCAATTTGTCAGCAACTTTCTTCACTGTAGGATCACTTGGGGAATGAGGTGCTGCATATATCACTTATAAAACTGATTAATACCGAGAGCATGAACAAGGGAATGCAAAATAGTCTTGTAGCAGGCCTGCCAATACACCATTTCTTGATAGGTACTTGGGGAATAAGCTGCATTCATGAGACAAAAATATTCAAGACATTTTCTACTCTTGGCTGCATGCCACTTTAATGAGCAAAGGTATACACCGAGATGACCTCTTCAACAATGAAACCACACGTAATGTAGAGGATGACTCTATTTTCATGTGAAGGAAAAAAGGAAGGGGGAAATGGTGTAATCGCAACTGTATGCCAAAACTGGCATTTTCCTTCACCTAAATATCTGCAGGGGAAGTTCTGAACATACACACAAAGAAACCTGAGCTTAAAccattcttccttctccattactTCCTTTGTGTGACCCAAAGGATGAGTAAAAATGAAATGGTAAGTTCGAATTTCAATGCTATTAAATTATGTCCCCCTTTGTTCCATTCCCAAGAGAAGAGAATAAGGGCCTGTAGtttatttatgcttttaaaaagCTGATTTTAAGAATGTATTGTATAAAATAGTGATTTTGTCTTTTATAAATCTTATGAAAAGCCAAAGATTATTACGTTtggttaaaattataaaagcattcttttattttaaaggttgttattataatttcaGTGCTTTTCTAGAAGCTActcaaaaatagtaaaaaaaaaaatggacttGGATTCTTtttcaaaggcttagacaaacacactaaaaaaaaattaagtgatttttcatgaaaaaagcTGAAACAACCTGGCTAAGTCACATTGAAAAAAGAGTTTATCaaagtcataaaaaattaagaaattcttAATGATGCAAACAATGTTGCATTCTTATTAAAGgcaggaaaataaatatttagttttcAGAGTTGAAAAACAGCAATGGAACTGTCAATAACCAACTCTCCTAAAAGCATGGGTAATGctataatgttttttatatctAATTCCCCCTCCAACAAGCCCTTGGGACCTGGTGATGAACAATGCAAAGGCCCACCTTACCATGTGTTGAAATGGAACTTTTAATTAGAATTGGCAAGAACTGATCTCGCAATCACTCGATTACTCTGATACAATGCCAAGGACCATAACTCCCAAAAGCTCAAGCTTCTAGGTAAAGCCTCATGAGTTGTTTTTGTATCTAATAGAAAGTTGTCATAATTTGGACAcagaacaaaataacaagaaatgTAGAGAAGGAAAGAGAATCAGAAGACAGGTTAGCATTATGACATACTAACATACATATATGCATTAatgaactaaatttttttattaaggaaataataaagataaaataagatcTTAACGAAAAATTAGCATGACATGTAAAGGCATGGCATAATATCACATGCTGAacataaaagaattaattatgcTACTACTTGATTACTCCGACTTAAAAGCTGTAATCAGCAAGAATAACAATCATGAGACAACACTGTCAGTAGAAACTAGAAAGTTTAAGAAGTAATTACCAACATCAAGTTGTCTTGATGATTGGTCAATGCCTTCCTCCTGGCCTAACTTTTGCCGTTTTAGTGGTGCATCGTTTGAAACATACCCAGCTTCtgtttcttcttcatcctcATCAGCACTCAACTTAACAGGGGGTGGCACCAgctttgacttttgttttaaaCTGAAAGCTAGCTTTCCACTGGAACCACCCTGGGATATTTTCCTTGTGTCATTAACCTTCAAGTCCACAGGCGTTTTGGTAAAGGAAGGATTGGGAGACAAAGACCCTGAAATAACCTTAATTGGTTTAGAATCCTCCAATTTGACATTCTTCCCTTTATCCTGCTCTTGTTGAAGTTGCTTGAACCTCTCCATGAAAGAACCATCATTGACGAAGAGGCTAGGAGGCACCCCCTTGTCCATTAGCTAATGGCCAAATAATGCACTTTACAGCAATCCACTGTTTGACAAGCAAGCTTTAAAGCCTTTTAGATGATGCAGTTGACTTTTAAATCTgactttgttatttttaatacatGGGATAATTCAAGAACATGTTTGgttcaatttattttagaaaactaaTTACTTTCTTTTGTCAGCTTCCAAAGAGAGCTTTTGAATAATAAGCCATTTTTTTCCTCACAAAAAAGCTGTACCCAGCCATActataaatgaataaaagattaattttaaattcaatgtCAAACCTGATATCGTCAACAATAACACAACCATAAATCATTCAAAACAAGACAGACAAGCCCATAGAATGGCAAGGCAAGTAGCAGGTTTTACTGAATgtataacaataacaaatatattccATCAACCCCCAAACAAAACAAAGAGGGGCCCTTCCAATGAAAAACATTTGTTCATAAGAAAAAATACTGACCCACAACTTATCAATATTCCCTTTCAACAACATTCTTAACATCCTACATTTTTCAAATGTTCATTGACCTGAAGAACTGGCACAGATGACGAACCAGATGAAAGATGAGTGCGTGAGAGAAGCAAATCTcaacaatataattaaaaaggatggctaagataaaaaaaaaaaaaccttgaccATCCATCCATATACAATTATATGACCAAGATTTACTCTCCTCTTCATCTTACACTCTCACCATAATAGCTTCTCTCTTACATATGTTGAAATTTTTTGCAGAGTTTTCAGCATTTAACTAGGGTGACTAAAAGTGTGGACAGAACATATGAATCCCTATAACATAACAGAAGCAAAACCACTGCCACACCAATTACACAGTTGCCACCATATATGATCCACAGCAAACCTAAACTAAATCTCACATAACAGACTCGgggagaaaataacaaaaagaagCAATTTTTGGGGTCCATTACATGTGAAAGACAAAAACGACGACGCAATGACACCATAATATAGAGGGGATCGATTTGATCGAAAACAATTCACGACAAGGAAAACGCACCGAATAAAAAAAGCCAACAACTCCGCCTAACAGAATCGATTCACACGAGACGATCCAAAAACACAAACCCTAATTTTGAGTCCAATTCCCGCAAACAACCCCCCTCAATCCTTTCAAATCGAACCGCATCTATTGAAGAGAATAACAATTCAGGAAAAGGAAACCCTAGATTGGATGCAGAAGCATAGAAGACTGACCAAATCACGTTGTTCTCTGTTGAAATTGATGCAAATCTGAAAAGGCTGAACTTTCGCCCCAAACCAAAAGATGTACAAACCTACGAAATTGATAGGTGTCTGTCCCCTGACTCGCTTCGtttatatatgagaaaaaaaaaaaggctacaGAGGACGAGTGGCGAATAAATATTAAGTAGtaaacttatttgtttattataataaataaatacttttttatttaataatttctttagttaaaattttaacctGACATTGTGATGAACATTTGGATATATAATTTAGCATTTGGACCtgttttaagtatttttaataatttcgaAAAGGAGTAACTCTGTGATaggacaaatttaattttaaataaaaaataaatattatttgtacAAATTTGGGGTTTGGGAATTTTTATGATGTGACCGATATGATTTGAACCTTATCATAAAATTTGGCAATTCaataagttaatttaatatttatggaaCCATTTGTTGattaaatatgttctatttaatGTTAATGATTGGTATGACCTTAAATGTAATTATTGTATtgtatcataaatatttttagataatGAAATTCAATACAAAAGAGTCGACACTTGTCATTATGATGTGACAACAATATCATATTCATATtcctaattataatatttttacctAGGTATATTTAACTATCATCTAAGACCTAGAGAGTGAAACTCTAGGTATTGGATTCTATGTGTATGATCAATTAATTGTTTTGATTGATAGTGTGGGGGAACGAGAATCTAAAACTCATGGGTGCAAATAAACTTCATGAGAAAGACATTTGCATTTATTAGTAATAATGAGAAGGacatttgtatttattattaataatcaaTTGTTGAATTCATTGTGAAAGCAGTGAATCCACTAATTAAATAGAGTGAGAACCTTAGAATAATAATTTGGCTTAATTAATGAAGATGCTTAAGGAAAGATACATGGACTTAGAGACTTATTAGGACCTATGCATTAACGAACTTTTACATCATTGAACTTAAAACTTGAGCATTATAAGAATTGCATAAAACGAATAAAATGTGTAGTCACAAAGTGGGTTTGTTATGGGAAGTGTGCTAGAAGGCACTCATGTTTGTGGATGTTTGTGTTATCATACCTTTTGATTGTAAGAATAAGGAAAGGGAAACCTTCTGTGATGGGATTACACGTGATCTGAAAAGATGAACAATGTTGATACGATGAAGCATGTCGATCGAGGATCAAGGCATGTGCG includes these proteins:
- the LOC100786213 gene encoding SURP and G-patch domain-containing protein 1-like protein isoform X1, translated to MDKGVPPSLFVNDGSFMERFKQLQQEQDKGKNVKLEDSKPIKVISGSLSPNPSFTKTPVDLKVNDTRKISQGGSSGKLAFSLKQKSKLVPPPVKLSADEDEEETEAGYVSNDAPLKRQKLGQEEGIDQSSRQLDVAPHSPSDPTVKKVADKLASFVAKNGRQFEDVTRQKNPGDTPFKFLFDERCAEYKYYEYRLAQEENALVQSRESQVPRNGGTSTSSSKQTNGHQRSSQQHTYQIPASALYESADNPRASGFSIQTSSVGSSEEPSGSSNADSLALMEFYMKKAAREEKYKQPKHSKDEMPPPASLLGKKGHHMGDFIPPEELEKFLATCNDAAAQKAAMEAAERAKIQADNVGHRLLSKMGWKEGEGLGGSRKGIADPIMAGNVKKNNLGVGAQEPGEVSAEDDIYEQYKKRMMLGYRYRPNPLNNPRKAYY
- the LOC100786213 gene encoding SURP and G-patch domain-containing protein 1-like protein isoform X2 gives rise to the protein MDKGVPPSLFVNDGSFMERFKQLQQEQDKGKNVKLEDSKPIKVISGSLSPNPSFTKTPVDLKVNDTRKISQGGSSGKLAFSLKQKSKLVPPPVKLSADEDEEETEAGYVSNDAPLKRQKLGQEEGIDQSSRQLDVAPHSPSDPTVKKVADKLASFVAKNGRQFEDVTRQKNPGDTPFKFLFDERCAEYKYYEYRLAQEENALVQSRESQVPRNGGTSTSSSKQTNGHQRSSQQHTYQIPASALYESADNPRASGFSIQTSSVGSSEPSGSSNADSLALMEFYMKKAAREEKYKQPKHSKDEMPPPASLLGKKGHHMGDFIPPEELEKFLATCNDAAAQKAAMEAAERAKIQADNVGHRLLSKMGWKEGEGLGGSRKGIADPIMAGNVKKNNLGVGAQEPGEVSAEDDIYEQYKKRMMLGYRYRPNPLNNPRKAYY
- the LOC100786213 gene encoding SURP and G-patch domain-containing protein 1-like protein isoform X4; protein product: MDKGVPPSLFVNDGSFMERFKQLQQEQDKGKNVKLEDSKPIKGGSSGKLAFSLKQKSKLVPPPVKLSADEDEEETEAGYVSNDAPLKRQKLGQEEGIDQSSRQLDVAPHSPSDPTVKKVADKLASFVAKNGRQFEDVTRQKNPGDTPFKFLFDERCAEYKYYEYRLAQEENALVQSRESQVPRNGGTSTSSSKQTNGHQRSSQQHTYQIPASALYESADNPRASGFSIQTSSVGSSEPSGSSNADSLALMEFYMKKAAREEKYKQPKHSKDEMPPPASLLGKKGHHMGDFIPPEELEKFLATCNDAAAQKAAMEAAERAKIQADNVGHRLLSKMGWKEGEGLGGSRKGIADPIMAGNVKKNNLGVGAQEPGEVSAEDDIYEQYKKRMMLGYRYRPNPLNNPRKAYY
- the LOC100786213 gene encoding SURP and G-patch domain-containing protein 1-like protein isoform X3, which gives rise to MDKGVPPSLFVNDGSFMERFKQLQQEQDKGKNVKLEDSKPIKGGSSGKLAFSLKQKSKLVPPPVKLSADEDEEETEAGYVSNDAPLKRQKLGQEEGIDQSSRQLDVAPHSPSDPTVKKVADKLASFVAKNGRQFEDVTRQKNPGDTPFKFLFDERCAEYKYYEYRLAQEENALVQSRESQVPRNGGTSTSSSKQTNGHQRSSQQHTYQIPASALYESADNPRASGFSIQTSSVGSSEEPSGSSNADSLALMEFYMKKAAREEKYKQPKHSKDEMPPPASLLGKKGHHMGDFIPPEELEKFLATCNDAAAQKAAMEAAERAKIQADNVGHRLLSKMGWKEGEGLGGSRKGIADPIMAGNVKKNNLGVGAQEPGEVSAEDDIYEQYKKRMMLGYRYRPNPLNNPRKAYY